In Caproicibacterium amylolyticum, a genomic segment contains:
- a CDS encoding DUF4314 domain-containing protein, translating to MRQHPKWLEFLREQYPPGTRIRLAQMNDPYSPVPPGTEGTLEYIDDAGQFQINWDNGRTLALIPSEDHFSVIPRPLQTLKLYMPLTVTTYERDEYGDMDNDPVELDSRTVLPYEDHILAAILKERAPEEAERGLMKYYGADDAVNDKVRSYVFTVERVQGQLMGVAECRIKSELTAEELERLKGNISGQASDGFGEGFEQRPIKTPDGEIYVSLWSSEKGWNIMTQDELEQSQQMGGMRLDQQ from the coding sequence ATGAGACAGCATCCGAAATGGCTGGAGTTTTTACGCGAGCAGTACCCGCCGGGCACACGTATCCGGCTCGCACAGATGAACGATCCCTATTCCCCCGTGCCGCCCGGCACCGAGGGGACGCTCGAGTACATCGACGACGCGGGCCAGTTCCAGATAAATTGGGACAACGGCCGCACCCTCGCGCTCATCCCCAGTGAGGATCACTTTTCCGTCATTCCGCGGCCGCTCCAGACTCTCAAGCTCTACATGCCGCTCACCGTCACCACCTATGAGCGCGACGAATACGGCGACATGGACAACGATCCCGTCGAGCTTGACAGCCGGACGGTCCTTCCCTATGAGGATCATATCCTCGCCGCCATTCTGAAGGAGCGCGCGCCGGAGGAAGCGGAGCGCGGCCTCATGAAATACTATGGCGCGGACGACGCTGTAAACGACAAGGTGCGGTCTTATGTTTTCACGGTGGAACGTGTCCAGGGCCAATTGATGGGAGTCGCTGAGTGCCGCATCAAGAGCGAACTGACAGCTGAGGAACTGGAACGGCTAAAGGGGAACATCTCCGGCCAGGCGTCCGATGGGTTCGGGGAAGGCTTCGAGCAGCGGCCGATCAAGACCCCGGACGGTGAGATTTACGTCAGCCTGTGGAGCAGCGAGAAAGGCTGGAACATC
- a CDS encoding LPD28 domain-containing protein: MSVNAKEEEYKHVELFGRPALFTNSRIDRGTVPEGFHCYDLRGSDRDPGKPTTVENRVAVNHAGTVLTAEPITIPREGFRRLRGGLNFLGECLTLPEFCEKQNLRLPPDDRKFILRPASSSEAGLFFALPKGRDAELGTIGHMRIDFGGEGKEFWHTWWPRGDEELNSPEFKAELKELVNELKETGPLKSLSAMSGYCAGYGGQIEGGGRQDYGYIVETEHYCYCLRCNPGPGDYQAYLAAFDLRVQQRMNMKQKTPAQDCGLEDGIEDQTPEQGITMGGL; encoded by the coding sequence GTGAGCGTAAACGCCAAAGAAGAAGAATATAAGCATGTGGAGCTGTTCGGCCGGCCCGCGCTTTTCACGAATTCCCGCATTGACCGCGGCACCGTGCCGGAAGGCTTCCACTGCTACGACCTGCGCGGCTCGGACCGCGACCCCGGAAAACCGACGACGGTGGAAAATCGGGTGGCCGTCAATCACGCCGGTACGGTGCTGACAGCCGAGCCAATCACCATTCCCAGGGAGGGCTTTCGCCGATTGCGCGGCGGCCTCAACTTTCTCGGTGAATGTCTGACGCTCCCGGAATTCTGTGAAAAGCAAAATCTCAGGCTCCCACCCGACGACCGGAAGTTTATTCTGCGGCCTGCCTCTTCCAGTGAGGCGGGCCTTTTTTTCGCCCTGCCGAAAGGACGGGACGCGGAGCTTGGAACCATTGGCCATATGCGGATCGATTTCGGCGGTGAAGGAAAGGAGTTCTGGCACACATGGTGGCCGAGGGGCGACGAGGAATTGAACAGCCCCGAATTCAAAGCGGAGCTGAAAGAGCTGGTGAATGAACTGAAGGAAACCGGTCCGCTGAAAAGTCTCAGCGCCATGTCCGGCTACTGCGCCGGGTATGGCGGCCAGATCGAGGGCGGCGGGCGGCAGGACTATGGCTACATCGTGGAAACGGAGCATTACTGCTACTGCCTGCGGTGCAATCCCGGTCCCGGAGATTATCAGGCGTACCTTGCGGCTTTCGATCTGCGGGTACAACAGAGGATGAATATGAAACAGAAAACGCCCGCGCAGGATTGCGGCCTTGAAGATGGAATCGAGGATCAGACGCCCGAACAGGGCATCACGATGGGAGGCTTATGA